One genomic segment of Panicum virgatum strain AP13 chromosome 2N, P.virgatum_v5, whole genome shotgun sequence includes these proteins:
- the LOC120660132 gene encoding serine/threonine-protein kinase D6PK-like, translating into MASTAAPEVVAEKKCDKTVAGKSNAAPLTCQGQSKDSAENASKLGPASPCEIMTSDAPTSSGVKESSNSADGSLKLDDSEDAEKSSLRGSVKDSSVSAKCSDRESSLSKASGSAKVSDQAADMVESGKSSLYRASGGSDVSDESTCSSICSSVSKPHKSNDSKWEAIQAVRAKEGSVSLSHFRLLKRLGCGDIGSVYLSELSGTKCYFAMKIMDKTSLASRKKLLRAQTEREILQCLDHPFLPTLYTHFETDKFSCLVMEFCPGGDLHTLRQKQPGKYFPEQAAKFYVAEVLLALEYLHMLGIIYRDLKPENVLVREDGHIMLSDFDLSLRCAVSPTLLRSSNPSADNQKSNPAYCVQPVCIEPACIQPSCVTTTTCFSPRFFSSKSKKEKKEKKAKADLANQVRPLPELVAEPTDARSMSFVGTHEYLAPEIIKGEGHGSAVDWWTFGIFLYELLFGKTPFKGSGNRATLFNVVGQPLRFPESPVVSFAARDLIRGLLIKEPQYRLAYKRGATEIKQHPFFEGVNWALIRCATPPDIPKPVEIPRSVASSSQKATSAAEKGSDYLELEFF; encoded by the exons ATGGCTTCGACTGCCGCCCCTGAGGTCGTCGCGGAGAAGAAATGCGACAAAACCGTCGCGGGTAAGAGTAACGCCGCACCATTGACTTGCCAAGGGCAGTCCAAGGACTCGGCTGAGAACGCCAGCAAATTGGGGCCCGCTTCGCCATGTGAAATCATGACCAGCGATGCGCCTACATCCAGTGGGGTCAAAGAAAGCAGCAATTCTGCTGATGGTTCTTTGAAGCTGGATGACAGTGAAGATGCTGAGAAGAGCTCCCTACGGGGAAGCGTTAAGGATAGCTCTGTGTCTGCTAAATGCAGTGACAGGGAAAGCAGCCTGTCCAAAGCCAGCGGGAGCGCCAAGGTTAGCGACCAAGCTGCTGATATGGTTGAGAGTGGCAAGAGTAGCCTCTATCGGGCGAGTGGTGGCAGTGATGTGAGCGATGAGAGCACCTGCAGCAGTATATGCAGCAGTGTCAGCAAGCCTCACAAGTCCAATGACTCAAAGTGGGAAGCGATTCAGGCGGTCCGAGCGAAAGAAGGCTCAGTAAGTCTAAGTCATTTCAGGCTGCTCAAGAGGCTTGGCTGTGGTGACATTGGCAGCGTGTATTTGTCAGAGCTTAGTGGCACGAAATGTTACTTTGCTATGAAAATTATGGACAAGACATCTCTAGCAAGCCGCAAAAAGCTGCTGAGGGCACAGACTGAAAGGGAGATATTGCAGTGCCTGGACCATCCTTTTCTTCCAACATTGTACACTCACTTTGAAACAGATAAGTTCTCATGCTTGGTGatggagttctgccctggaGGTGACCTGCATACCCTAAGGCAAAAGCAGCCTGGCAAGTATTTCCCTGAACAAGCTGCCAA GTTTTATGTAGCAGAGGTTCTTTTGGCTCTTGAATATCTGCACATGCTTGGTATCATATACCGTGATTTGAAGCCAGAGAATGTTCTTGTGAGAGAAGATGGCCATATCATGTTGTCAGATTTTGATTTATCCCTCCGATGTGCTGTGAGCCCTACACTTCTCAGATCTTCTAACCCCAGTGCAGATAACCAAAAGAGCAATCCAGCTTACTGCGTGCAGCCTGTGTGCATTGAGCCTGCCTGCATTCAGCCATCTTGTGTCACGACAACCACATGCTTCTCTCCTCGCTTTTTCTCCTCCAAGTccaagaaagagaaaaaggagaagaaggcAAAGGCAGACTTGGCAAATCAGGTCAGACCACTACCTGAGCTTGTTGCAGAGCCGACAGATGCAAGGTCTATGTCTTTTGTTGGCACCCATGAGTATTTGGCACCAGAGATTATAAAGGGCGAGGGACATGGAAGTGCCGTGGACTGGTGGACATTTGGGATATTCTTGTATGAACTTCTTTTTGGCAAGACCCCATTCAAAGGTTCTGGCAATAGGGCAACTTTGTTCAATGTAGTTGGACAGCCCTTAAGGTTCCCAGAATCACCAGTAGTGAGTTTTGCCGCAAGGGATCTTATTAGGGGGTTGCTCATCAAGGAACCGCAGTATCGATTAGCTTATAAGCGTGGAGCCACAGAAATAAAACAGCATCCCTTCTTCGAAGGTGTTAACTGGGCATTGATAAGGTGTGCTACACCACCAGATATCCCCAAACCCGTTGAGATCCCTCGTTCAGTAGCCTCGTCAAGCCAGAAGGCTACATCAGCAGCTGAGAAAGGTTCAGACTATCTTGAATTGGAGTTCTTTTAG